One genomic region from Desulfovermiculus halophilus DSM 18834 encodes:
- a CDS encoding NAD(+)/NADH kinase encodes MRTPISTIHLITKSGHTQAERLGTDIQRWLHRRGLQARIVPLDNYVHAEPGCSSLPDMILVLGGDGTLLRVAGRVAGLGVPILGINYGQVGFLAALSPEEWEAVLPRIVEGRYQISPRIVLGYGLQRDGGMVRSGWFINDMVVGRSGLARLVRLSIWSGGKLISALRADGVIVSTPVGSTAYAAAAGGGLISPELEVMEICPVCPFMSEFRPLILPSSQEVSIRVESTAPECFITLDGQSGWPLHQGDEISIQALQGRFLLVEPDGTSFFQHLQRVGYLSSGQEKADRE; translated from the coding sequence ATGCGCACACCGATTTCAACAATCCATCTCATAACCAAAAGCGGACACACTCAGGCCGAACGCCTGGGTACAGACATTCAGCGCTGGCTGCACCGGCGGGGTCTTCAGGCCAGGATCGTGCCTCTGGACAACTATGTCCACGCTGAGCCGGGATGCAGCTCCCTGCCGGACATGATCCTGGTTCTGGGCGGGGACGGAACCCTGTTGCGGGTGGCCGGGCGGGTGGCCGGCCTGGGAGTTCCGATCCTGGGGATCAATTACGGGCAAGTGGGGTTTTTGGCCGCCCTGAGTCCGGAGGAATGGGAGGCGGTCCTGCCCCGGATTGTTGAGGGCAGGTATCAGATCAGTCCGCGGATTGTCCTGGGTTATGGCCTGCAGCGGGACGGGGGGATGGTCCGCTCCGGATGGTTCATCAACGATATGGTGGTCGGCAGGAGTGGGTTGGCCCGTCTGGTCCGGCTGAGCATCTGGAGCGGGGGGAAGCTGATCTCGGCCCTGCGGGCCGATGGGGTGATCGTCTCTACCCCGGTGGGGTCCACGGCCTATGCGGCCGCAGCCGGAGGAGGGCTGATCAGCCCTGAGCTTGAGGTCATGGAGATCTGCCCGGTCTGCCCCTTTATGAGCGAGTTCCGGCCCTTGATCCTTCCCAGCAGTCAGGAAGTCTCCATCCGGGTGGAATCCACCGCCCCGGAGTGCTTCATCACCCTGGACGGTCAGTCCGGCTGGCCCCTGCACCAGGGAGATGAGATCAGCATCCAGGCCTTACAGGGCAGGTTCCTGCTGGTTGAGCCGGATGGCACTTCTTTTTTCCAGCACCTGCAAAGGGTCGGATATCTCTCCTCCGGACAGGAGAAGGCGGACAGAGAATAA